A window of the Barnesiella propionica genome harbors these coding sequences:
- a CDS encoding RidA family protein translates to MLQKIYIQQAPESIGPYSQAILCGNMLYTSGQIPIDPVTGNVDATNIKGQTIQVMQNLSAILQAAGMSFGHVIKTTCFLKNMEDFAAFNTIYSEYFTNHPARSCIAVRQLPKDVLVEIELIACKD, encoded by the coding sequence ATGTTACAGAAGATTTATATCCAACAGGCTCCTGAATCTATAGGTCCGTATTCGCAGGCTATTTTGTGCGGTAATATGTTATATACATCAGGACAAATTCCTATAGATCCTGTTACCGGGAATGTTGATGCGACAAATATAAAGGGGCAGACAATTCAAGTTATGCAGAATTTATCTGCCATATTACAAGCTGCTGGGATGTCATTCGGCCATGTGATAAAAACGACTTGTTTCTTGAAGAATATGGAAGATTTTGCTGCTTTCAATACGATTTATTCTGAGTATTTTACCAATCATCCGGCCCGTTCATGCATAGCAGTCAGGCAATTGCCTAAGGATGTCTTGGTTGAAATTGAATTAATAGCGTGTAAAGACTGA
- a CDS encoding quaternary amine ABC transporter ATP-binding protein has protein sequence MSKIKIKDVFIIFGEEYKKARKLIDENISKAEILEKTGCTVAVNRANLEINEGEFFVIMGLSGSGKSTLLRCINRLIRPTYGEVLIDGKNITRLKDKELLEIRRKKLSMVFQHFGLLPHRSVLSNVAFGLELQGISSKKRMKKAQESIELVGLKGYEEQKVSELSGGMQQRVGLARALANNPEVLLMDEAFSALDPLIREQMQDELLALQNKMKKTIVFITHDLDEAIKLGDRIAIMKDGEVVQIGTPEEILTNPANNYVTKFTENVDRSRVVTAGSIMIKKPVTIRADREGPEAVIRKMREKNLFVLPVIDSNHQLLGEIRLKDVMKLRKEGKKDLKSIIICNIPSVLECATVEDMLPLLPQIRQVIPVVSENNQLLGVVSPSSVIIEMTGKDKGEIKQIVQNAIDL, from the coding sequence ATGAGCAAAATAAAAATAAAGGATGTATTTATAATTTTTGGCGAAGAGTACAAAAAAGCCCGCAAACTCATAGACGAAAATATAAGCAAAGCCGAAATACTTGAAAAAACAGGCTGCACTGTGGCAGTGAATAGAGCTAATCTTGAAATAAACGAAGGTGAATTTTTTGTTATTATGGGATTATCAGGCAGCGGAAAATCTACTCTCTTAAGATGTATCAACCGGCTCATACGTCCTACCTACGGAGAAGTACTGATAGACGGTAAGAATATAACACGATTAAAAGATAAAGAATTACTCGAAATACGGCGAAAAAAACTTTCCATGGTATTTCAGCATTTCGGTTTACTTCCCCATCGCAGTGTACTTAGCAATGTGGCTTTTGGACTCGAGCTACAAGGCATTTCTTCAAAGAAACGAATGAAAAAAGCACAAGAAAGCATAGAGCTGGTAGGACTGAAAGGTTATGAAGAACAAAAGGTAAGTGAACTATCGGGGGGTATGCAACAACGGGTAGGATTGGCAAGAGCACTTGCTAATAATCCCGAAGTTTTATTGATGGATGAAGCTTTTTCTGCTCTTGACCCGCTCATCAGAGAGCAGATGCAGGATGAACTTCTGGCCTTGCAAAACAAAATGAAGAAAACAATAGTATTCATTACACACGATCTCGATGAAGCAATTAAACTGGGAGACAGAATAGCCATAATGAAAGACGGTGAAGTAGTACAAATTGGAACTCCCGAAGAAATACTGACAAATCCGGCTAATAATTACGTAACTAAATTTACCGAAAATGTCGACCGAAGCAGAGTGGTGACTGCCGGCTCTATCATGATAAAAAAACCGGTAACCATAAGAGCTGATCGCGAAGGGCCTGAAGCTGTAATACGAAAAATGAGAGAGAAGAATCTGTTCGTATTACCAGTTATAGACTCTAACCACCAACTTCTGGGAGAAATAAGATTAAAAGATGTGATGAAACTGAGAAAAGAAGGAAAAAAAGACCTCAAGTCCATTATTATATGCAACATACCATCGGTACTCGAATGCGCTACCGTAGAAGACATGCTACCCTTATTACCTCAAATACGGCAGGTTATTCCGGTTGTCAGTGAGAACAATCAATTACTGGGTGTAGTATCACCATCTTCCGTCATTATTGAAATGACAGGTAAAGATAAAGGAGAGATCAAACAAATCGTACAAAATGCTATAGACTTATGA